One stretch of Zootoca vivipara chromosome 8, rZooViv1.1, whole genome shotgun sequence DNA includes these proteins:
- the LOC132592550 gene encoding uncharacterized protein LOC132592550, translating to MEGVLPSGVSKHGANISSVYIKRSPPSLCNLLISVVSGGLSFGLCPFMWQILIKQEKVDYFIMDTPAQIGCPDKFVNIIRLLHDNMTATIADNNGSQSEPFTVGPAVKQGCVIAPTLFIIFIAMILHLVEGKLPTGVEIIYRTDGKLFNLSRLKAKSKVTVTSVIELQYADDNIVCARSEDDLQTILNIFAEAYEKLGLSLNIKKTKVLHQQVQNNPSAVPQIQLSGVTVENVDHFSYLGSYLSTRANIDAKIQHRLSSVSAVFSRLKCRVFEDRDIRRETEMLVYKAIVLPTLLYACGTWTTYKRHLQLLERFHQRCLQIFLHITWEDRQTNISVLEEAKITSVEAMILQHQLCWTGHVVRMPDDHLPKQLLYSKLKNGKRNAGGQQKRFKNCLKQIFKSVV from the coding sequence ATGGAGGGTGTATTGCCGTCGGGCGTTTCAAAACATGGAGCCAACATTAGTTCTGTGTATATTAAAAGGTCACCTCCTTCCCTTTGCAACCTGTTGATTTCTGTGGTCAGTGGAGGGTTATCTTTTGGATTGTGCCCCTTTATGTGGCAAATATTGATCAAGCAAGAGAAGGTAGACTATTTTATAATGGACACTCCTGCtcaaattggctgcccagataaatttgtaaacataattcggctcctccatgataatatgacagcaacaatcgcagataacaatggctctcaaagtgaaccattcacagtgggaccagctgttaaacagggttgtgttattgccccaactctattcattattttcattgccatgatcctacaccttgttgaagggaaactccctaccggagtagaaatcatatatcgaacagatggaaagctcttcaatctgagcaggctgaaagcaaaaagtaaggttaccgtaacttccgtcatagagcttcagtatgctgatgacaacatagtgtgtgcacgctcggaggatgacctccaaaccatcctaaatatctttgcagaagcttacgaaaagcttggcctatcactcaacatcaaaaaaaccaaagtgctgcaccaacaagtacaaaataacccctctgcagtgccacaaatccaactcagtggtgtaacggtggaaaatgttgatcacttctcatacctaggcagttacctttccacaagggccaacattgatgccaaaatccagcatcgcctgagctctgtgagtgcggttttctcccgattgaagtgcagagtgtttgaggaccgggacattcgcagggaaaccgaaatgcttgtttacaaagctattgtactaccaaccttactatatgcttgtggtacatggaccacttataaacgccatctccaactgctcgaaagattccatcaacggtgtctccaaatttttttacacatcacttgggaagacaggcaaactaatatcagtgtactggaagaagcaaagatcaccagtgttgaagcaatgattcttcaacatcaactttgttggactggtcatgttgtgcggatgcctgatgatcatcttccaaagcaactactctattccaaacttaaaaatggaaaacgtaatgctggtggtcaacaaaagaggtttaaaaactgtctcaagcaaatctttaaaagtgtagtataa